The Entelurus aequoreus isolate RoL-2023_Sb linkage group LG23, RoL_Eaeq_v1.1, whole genome shotgun sequence genome has a window encoding:
- the LOC133640870 gene encoding gastrula zinc finger protein XlCGF8.2DB-like, with protein sequence MEQKRSQHLHVKEEEPYSPHFKDEEKQRPSPHFIEEDKRHLISVKSEKCGKRFLRNQSLKAHMRTHTGEKPFSCSICECGKGFVRNQSLKVHMRTHTGEKPFFCSICCKDFTQKHHFKAHMIIHTGEKPYSCSICSKGFTRRDHFKKHMRTHTGEKPFSCSICCKDFTQKHHFKAHMGIHTGEQPFSCSICSKDFTRRDHFKKHMRTHTGEKPCSCSICGKDFTHKHNFKAHMRIHTGEQLFSCSICGKDFTQRDHLKKHMRTHTGEKHFLCSICGKDFTLKNHFKAHMKIHTGEKRFSCSVCCKSFIHRQHLKRHMITHTGDDPETGTSH encoded by the exons ATGGAGCAGAAGAGGTCACAGCACCTCCACGTGAAAGAAGAGGAGCCATATTCCCCCCACTttaaagatgaagaaaaacaGCGGCCGTCCCCGCACTTCATAGAGGAAGACAAGAGACACCTCATCAGTGTGAAGAGTGAAA aatgtggtaaaagattTTTAagaaatcaaagtttaaaagcacacatgagaacacacactggagaaaaacctttttcatgttcaatctgcg aatgtggtaaaggttttgtaagaaatcaaagtttaaaagtacacatgagaacacacactggagaaaaaccttttttttgttcaatctgctgtaaagattttactcaaaagcaccatttcaaagcacacatgataatacacactggagaaaaaccatactcatgttcaatctgcagtaAAGGTTTTACTCGAAGGGACCATTTcaaaaaacacatgagaacacacactggagaaaaacctttttcatgttcaatctgctgtaaagattttactcaaaagcaccatttcaaagcacacatgggaatacacactggagaacaacctttttcatgttcaatctgcagtaaagattttactcgaagggaccatttcaaaaaacacatgagaacacacactggagaaaaaccttgttcatgttcaatctgtggtaaagattttactcataagcacaatttcaaagcacacatgagaatacacactggagaacaacttttttcatgttcaatctgcggtaaagattttactcaaagggaccatttaaaaaaacacatgagaacacacactggagaaaaacattttttatgttcaatctgcggtaaagattttactctaaagaaccatttcaaagcacacatgaaaatacacactggagaaaaacgttTTTCatgttcagtatgttgtaaaagttTTATACATAGACagcatttgaaaagacacatgataacacacacaggag